The Haloarcula laminariae genomic sequence TTGGACGACAATCCACTACCGGTGGTAAAAGTTGGCTATATCCATGACCAAACAATACAGATACTATGGTGTGTTTAATATCTCCTTATACAACAGCCGGATTGCGAAGTTCTCTCCGCCGAGGGAGCGACGGGGCCGGGCCCGGTGGCGGAACGGCGATTCCAGTATCGTTTTATTCCCCCGGCGGGCACAATCGTGCGTGAAAGGGCAGGAGTGGTACCAGACCGACACCGTGGCCGAAGAGTACGAGGCCAAGCGGTTCTCCCGCGGCGGCCGGCTTATCGACCGCCGTGAGAAGGAGGCGGTGCTCGACGCCATCGGTCCGGTCGAGGACAAGAAAGTGCTGGAGGTCGCCTGCGGTACCGGTCGGTTCACCACCATGCTCGCCGAGCGGGACGCAGACATTGTCGGGCTCGACATCTCGGGACCGATGCTCCAGCAGGGCCGCGAGAAGGCCCAGGCGGCCGGCGTCGACGACCACGTCGAGTTCATGCGCGGCGACGCCGCCCGCCTCCCGTTCCCGGACAACCACTTCGACACCGTGCTGGCGATGCGGTTCTTCCACCTGGCGGACACGCCCGCCGCCTTCCTCGCGGAGATGCGGCGGGTCGCGAAAG encodes the following:
- a CDS encoding class I SAM-dependent methyltransferase, giving the protein MKGQEWYQTDTVAEEYEAKRFSRGGRLIDRREKEAVLDAIGPVEDKKVLEVACGTGRFTTMLAERDADIVGLDISGPMLQQGREKAQAAGVDDHVEFMRGDAARLPFPDNHFDTVLAMRFFHLADTPAAFLAEMRRVAKDQVFFDTFNRFSTRSLYNWALPMGSRLYSRWEIDRLLDGADLELAEESHDWVLPYGFYRKIPNELAASFRSIDTAIGGTPLGDKVASVSYWNTRVSPQ